A region of the Anaeromusa acidaminophila DSM 3853 genome:
GTAGTCACGAAGGTGGATTTAGAACAGGCGGATCGTGAACGCGCAAAACGATTTTTAGTGCAGGCGGGAGTCAAAGAGCCTGTGTTCTTTGTCTCTTCCCATACAGGTGAAGGCTTGGATGAATTGACGGATTGTCTGGAACAGATGGACCGAAACTCATCCGCCGGAGGAAAGGAGGACATAAAATGAACGAAGCATTGGGTATGGTGGAAACGAAAGGTCTTGTCGGCGCCATTGAAGCGGCTGATGCCATGGTCAAGGCAGCCAATGTACATTTGGTTGGCTACGAAAAAATCGGCTCCGGCCTGGTGACGGTTATGGTACGTGGCGACGTAGGCGCTGTTAAGGCGGCTACCGACGCTGGCAGCGCTGCTGCCGGCAAAGTAGGCCAGGTTGTCTCCGTACACGTCATTCCTCGCCCCCACACGGATGTGGAAAGCATTCTGCCGAAACAGGTTTAAGCATTAATTTGGAGGTGGAAGACATATGCAAGAACAGTTAATTGACAAGGTTATGGATGAAATTAAAAAACGCATGGAGTCTCAAGGAGTTGCTGCTCCGACGGAAGCTCCGGCCGCTGCCGCTTGCACAGCTAACCCGGGAATGACTGAATACGTTGGTACTGCTATCGGCGATACTATCGGTTTGGTAATTGCTAACGTAGATCCCATGCTACATGCGCAGATGAAACTGGATCCCAAATACCGCTCGATCGGTATCATCGGCGGTCGTACCGGCGCTGGCCCGCACATCATGGCGGCGGACGAAGCGGTTAAAGCGACCAATACGGAAATCGTCACCATCGAACTGGCCCGTGATACTAAAGGTGGCGCTGGTCATGGATGTCTCATCATTTTTGGTGCGGAAGAAGTGTCTGACGCTCGCCGCGCAGTTGAAGTGGCCCTGAAAGAACTGGACCGCACCTTCGGCGACGTATACGGCAATGACGCAGGCCATCTGGAGCTGCAATACACCGCTCGCGCCAGCTACGCCATCAACAAAGCGTTCAATGCGCCTGTTGGCAAAGCGTTCGGCCTGATTGTAGGCGCTCCGGCGGCTATCGGCGTGCTGATGTCCGATGTGGCTGTCAAAACAGCGAATGTGGAGCTTGTCGGTTATGCCAGCCCTGCTGGCGGCACCAGCTACTCCAACGAAGTGATCATCATGATTACCGGCGACTCCGGCGCGGTTCGCCAGTCGGTTTTGGCTGCTAAAGATGCAGGCAAGAAGTTGCTCGAAGCCTTGGGCGGCCCGGCTCCGTCCGCGACTAAACCTTATATTTAATAGCAGGGAGGGAACGAAATGAAACGATCCAAACGGTTTGAAGCGTTGGAAGCCCGCCCTGTTAACCAGGACGGCTTCGTGGTTGAATGGCCCGAAGTGGGTCTGATTGCCATGGGCAGTCCCAACGATCCGATTCCTAGCATTAAAATCCAAAACGGCCGTGTAGTTGAAATGGACGGCGTGCCGCGTGATAAATTCGATTTTATTGATCAGTTTATTGCGGACTATGCCATTGACGTGACGGTAGCGGAAAAATCCATGGCGATGGGCAATGAAGAAATTGCCAAATTGCTTGTGGACGTAAACGTGTCCCGTGACGAGATCGTCAAGGTCTTTCGTGGCCTGACCGCCGCCAAGATCGTGGCGGTACTTAACACCATGAACGTGGTGGAAATGATGATGGCGCTGCAGAAGATGCGCGCGCGTAAGCGTCCTTCCAACCAATGCCATATTACCAACGTAGCTGACAATCCGGTGCTGATTGCTGCTGATGCAGCGGAAGCTTCCATGCGCGGCTTCGATGAAATGGAAACCACTGTTGCTGTTGTGCGTTACGCTCCGTTCAATGCGCTGTCCATGCTGATTGGCGGCCAAACCGGACGTCGCGGCACCTTGATCCAATGCGCTTTGGAAGAAGCTACCGAGCTGCAGCTGGGCATGCGCGGCATTACGGCTTATGCGGAGACTATTTCCGTATATGGCACGGAAAACGTGTTTGTTGACGGCGATGACACTCCTTGGTCCAAAGCGTTCTTGGCTTCGGCCTATGCTTCGCGCGGCCTGAAAATGCGCTTTACCTCCGGTACTGGCGCCGAAGTGCAGATGGGTTACGCCGAAGGCAAATCCATGCTGTACTTGGAAGTGCGCTGCATCATGATTACCCGCGGCGCTGGCGTACAGGGCCTCCAGAACGGCTCGGTAAGCTGCATCGGCGTGCCTGCGGCGGTTCCGTCCGGCATTCGTGCTGTTTTGGCGGAAAACCTGACTACTACCATGCTGGATCTGGAAGTTGCCTCTAGTAATGACCAGACCTTCACCCATTCCGACATTCGCCGGACAGCTCGTACGCTCATGCAGATGCTGCCTGGCACGGACTTTATCTGCTCCGGTTACAGCGGCGTGCCTAACTATGACAACATGTTCGCCGGCTCCAACTGGGATGTAGATGATTATGACGACTGGAACATTATCCAGCGTGACCTTAAAGTCGACGGCGGCCTGCGTCCGGCAGCGGAAGAAGATGTCATTGCCGTACGTAATAAAGCAGCTCGGGCTCTCCAGGCTGTGTACCGCGAGCTGGGCTTCCCGGCCATTACTGACGAGGAAGTGGAAGCGGCTACCTATGCTCATGGCAGCAAGGATATGCCCGCCCGTAATATCGTCGAGGATCTCAAAGCCGCTCAGGAAATGATGAGCCGCGGCATTACCGGCATTGACGTAGTCAAAGCCTTGTCGAAAGCCGGCTTCCAAGACCTGGCGGAGAACGTTCTCAACCTGCTCAAACAGCGCGTATCCGGAGATTATCTCCATACGTCGGCTATTTTGGACAGCAACTTCCATGTAGTTAGCGCCGTTAATGACGCCAACGACTATCGCGGTCCCGGAACCGGCTATCGCATGAGCGATGAGCGCTGGAACGAAATCAAGACCATTCGTCAGGCTTTAAATCCGTCTGACTTTGACGTTTAAGCGGGGAGGTGCGCCGAATATGCAAATCAGCGAACAAATGATTCGTGAGATTGTCGCACAGGTGATGCAAGGCATGGAACAGCCTACTGCCGCCAGTGCGCCTGTAAAAAAAGCGGTTGTCGGCCGTCCGATGACCTTGGTGGAAAAAGGCGAAGCAAAAGCGGGAACTTGGGCCGATGAAGTGATCATCGCTCTGGCCCCTGCCTTTGGCAAATACCAGAACAAAACCATCGTAGACGTGCCCCACAGCGATGTGCTGCGGGAAATCATCTCCGGTATTGAGGAAGAAGGGCTCAAAGCACGGGTTATCCGCGTGCTGCGCTCTTCGGATGTGGCCTTTGTCGCTCATGATGCAACAAAATTGAGTGGTTCCGGCATTTCGATCGGCATTCAGTCTCGCGGCACGACAGTCATTCATCAGAAAGACCTGCCGCCGCTGAGCAACCTGGAACTATTCCCGCAGTCGCCGCTGCTGGACTTGGAAGCGTACCGCGCCATTGGCCGTAATGCTGCTAAATACGCGAAGGGCGAATCTCCGACTCCGGTACCGACTCGGAATGATCAGATGGCCCGGCCTAAATTCCAGGCTAAAGCCGCTATCCTTCACATCAAGGAAACGGAACATGTCGTTCCCGGTGCTAAAGCGGTAGAAATTGAAGTGCAGTTTTAAACGACGGAGGTGAATCAAACGATGTCTCAAAATAAGATGATTGAAGATATTGTGCGTGAGGTCATGCGCTCCATGCACCAGGCTCCGCAAGGCGGCGCTGTGGCTGCTGCCGTGCCGACTAAAGGATTCTGCCCGGCTCAGGATTATCCGCTGGCGGAAAAACATCCTGACTTGGTCAAGACTCCTAGCGGCAAATCGCTGAACGATATTACGTTGGACAAAGTATTGGGCGGTCAGGTTACGGCCGACGATGTGCGCATCAGCCCGGAAACGTTGCGTATGCAAGCGGAAATTGCCGACGGCGTAGGCCGGACGCAGTTTGCTGCTAATCTGCGCCGCGCTGCAGAACTGACAGCCATTCCGGATAACCGTATTTTGGAAATCTACAATGCGCTGCGCCCGAACCGTTCGACCAAAGCGGAACTTTTGGCGATTGCCGATGAAATGGAACATAAATACAGCGCCAAAATCAATGCCGACTTTGTTCGGGAAGCTGCTGACGTATACGAACGCCGCAATCGTCTCCGCGTAGACTAGGACACGGTTATGGCGATCATTGCAGGGGTGGATATCGGCAATTCCACCACAGAAGTATGCCTGGCCAGAATTGATGCAGGTCAGCCCTTGCAATTTTTGGCCAGCAGCATTGTAAAAACAACCGGGATTAAGGGGACGCTGGCTAATGTGCCGGGCATCGTGCAGGCGATTCAGGACGCCTTAAAGAAGACCGGCCTTACCATGCGCGATTTGTCTCAGGTTCGTTTGAACGAAGCTACGCCGGTTATCGGCGATTTGGCAATGGAGACCATTACGGAAACCATTATTACCGAATCGACCATGATCGGGCACAATCCTTCCACGCCGGGCGGAATCGGTCTGGGCGTGGGCGTGACGATTCTTATGGAAGAATTGCCGCGCACCAATGCCGGGGAAAGCGTATTGTGTATTATTCCCCGGGGAGTTGATTTTGAAGACGCTGCCAAAACGCTCAATGCGGCCTTAGCCCGAGGAGTTGACGTGCAAGGCGCCATCGTCTGTCAGGATGATGCGGTGCTCATTGCCAACCGGGTAAACAAAGCGATGCCCATTTTGGACGAGGTGGCGTTTATCGACAAAGTTCCTTTGCACATGTTGGCGGCTGTTGAGGTGGCCGAAGCGGGACGAACCATTACGACCCTGTCCAATCCCTATGGCATTGCGACGGTCTTTGGCCTGAACGCGGACGAAACCAAGATGGTAGTGCCTATTGCCAGAGCCTTGATCGGCAATCGTTCCGCAGTGGTGGTGCGTACGCCTCAAGGGGATGTCAAGGCGCGCGCCATTCCGGCCGGTTTTATTACCGTGCTGGGGCAAAAGGGACGGAACGAAGTGGATGTGGAGGCTGGCGCCTCGAAAATCATGGAAGCCGTGGAACGTGTGCAGCCGGTACAGGATGTGCAAGGAGAAGCGGGAACCAATGTCAATGGCATGCTGGAACGTGTGCGGCAGGTCATGGGCGATTTGACGGCGCAGCCTTTAGGCGAAATGAAAATCCAGGACATCTTGGCGGTGGATACCTTTGTGCCTCAAAAGGTGCAAGGCGGTCTGGCCGGCGAATTTGCCTTGGAGAATGCCGTGGCCTTGGCGGCCATGGTGAAAACCAGCCGGTTGCCGATGCAGCAGATTGCTGATCGGCTGACGTCCGAACTGGGAATCGGCGTGGTCATCGCCGGCGTAGAAGCGAATATGGCCATTTTGGGAGCCATGACAACACCGGGAACGGATAAGCCTTTGGCGATTCTGGATATGGGCGGCGGTTCGACCGATGCGGCTATTATCACCCGCGATGAAAAGGTGCATGCCATTCATCTTGGCGGCGCCGGAGACATGGTGACCATGTTGATCAATTCGGAGCTAGGGTTGAATGATTTGTCCCTGGCGGAAGAAATCAAAAAGTATCCTTTGGCCAAGGTGGAAAGCCTGTACCATATTCGTCTGGAAGACGGCACAGTGCGCTTTTTCTCGGAGCATCTGCCGCCGCATGTCTTCGCTAGAAACGTAATTTTAAAAGAAGACGATATGGTTCCCATTCCGACGGATCATGCGCTGGATCGCATTCGCCATGTCCGGCGGGAGGCCAAGAAAAGAGTGTTCGTGACCAATGCGCTGCGGTCGTTGGCGCGAGTGGCTCCGACGGGAAACATTCGGCACATTGAGTTCGTGGTTCTTGTTGGCGGTTCGGCGCTGGATTTTGAAGTTGCGGATATGGTAAGCGATGCGTTGGCTGAATATGGCATTGTTTGCGGTCGCGGCAACATTCGAGGTTGTGAAGGCCCGCGCAACGCCGTAGCTACTGGCTTGGTGCTGTCGTATACGCATGAAGGCCCTGGCAGAGAGGCGTGAAGACGATGTTGGGAGATCAGAAAGTCCGGCCCAGTGTATTTCTCGCTGTGGCGGCTCACGACAAGTTGGAGGCCAAACTGCGCGAGATTAAGGCTGGCATGGAAGAAGAAGGCATACCCTGGAGACTCACAGAGCAGGAAACAGGAGACGCTGCCCGCTTAGCGCATGAAGCAGCCTTCGCGTCGCCCCTGGGGGTGGGCGTAGGCGTTAGTGGCGAGGGGCTGTGCATCCATTACCGCAAATTGGCACTGGAAGAGCCGCTTTTTATACATCCTGGGCCTGGAGATCCGAGCGTGTGGCGGTTGTTTGGG
Encoded here:
- the pduA gene encoding propanediol utilization microcompartment protein PduA, encoding MNEALGMVETKGLVGAIEAADAMVKAANVHLVGYEKIGSGLVTVMVRGDVGAVKAATDAGSAAAGKVGQVVSVHVIPRPHTDVESILPKQV
- the pduB gene encoding propanediol utilization microcompartment protein PduB, whose amino-acid sequence is MQEQLIDKVMDEIKKRMESQGVAAPTEAPAAAACTANPGMTEYVGTAIGDTIGLVIANVDPMLHAQMKLDPKYRSIGIIGGRTGAGPHIMAADEAVKATNTEIVTIELARDTKGGAGHGCLIIFGAEEVSDARRAVEVALKELDRTFGDVYGNDAGHLELQYTARASYAINKAFNAPVGKAFGLIVGAPAAIGVLMSDVAVKTANVELVGYASPAGGTSYSNEVIIMITGDSGAVRQSVLAAKDAGKKLLEALGGPAPSATKPYI
- a CDS encoding propanediol/glycerol family dehydratase large subunit; this translates as MKRSKRFEALEARPVNQDGFVVEWPEVGLIAMGSPNDPIPSIKIQNGRVVEMDGVPRDKFDFIDQFIADYAIDVTVAEKSMAMGNEEIAKLLVDVNVSRDEIVKVFRGLTAAKIVAVLNTMNVVEMMMALQKMRARKRPSNQCHITNVADNPVLIAADAAEASMRGFDEMETTVAVVRYAPFNALSMLIGGQTGRRGTLIQCALEEATELQLGMRGITAYAETISVYGTENVFVDGDDTPWSKAFLASAYASRGLKMRFTSGTGAEVQMGYAEGKSMLYLEVRCIMITRGAGVQGLQNGSVSCIGVPAAVPSGIRAVLAENLTTTMLDLEVASSNDQTFTHSDIRRTARTLMQMLPGTDFICSGYSGVPNYDNMFAGSNWDVDDYDDWNIIQRDLKVDGGLRPAAEEDVIAVRNKAARALQAVYRELGFPAITDEEVEAATYAHGSKDMPARNIVEDLKAAQEMMSRGITGIDVVKALSKAGFQDLAENVLNLLKQRVSGDYLHTSAILDSNFHVVSAVNDANDYRGPGTGYRMSDERWNEIKTIRQALNPSDFDV
- a CDS encoding propanediol/glycerol family dehydratase medium subunit, whose translation is MQISEQMIREIVAQVMQGMEQPTAASAPVKKAVVGRPMTLVEKGEAKAGTWADEVIIALAPAFGKYQNKTIVDVPHSDVLREIISGIEEEGLKARVIRVLRSSDVAFVAHDATKLSGSGISIGIQSRGTTVIHQKDLPPLSNLELFPQSPLLDLEAYRAIGRNAAKYAKGESPTPVPTRNDQMARPKFQAKAAILHIKETEHVVPGAKAVEIEVQF
- a CDS encoding diol dehydratase small subunit; its protein translation is MSQNKMIEDIVREVMRSMHQAPQGGAVAAAVPTKGFCPAQDYPLAEKHPDLVKTPSGKSLNDITLDKVLGGQVTADDVRISPETLRMQAEIADGVGRTQFAANLRRAAELTAIPDNRILEIYNALRPNRSTKAELLAIADEMEHKYSAKINADFVREAADVYERRNRLRVD
- a CDS encoding diol dehydratase reactivase subunit alpha, whose amino-acid sequence is MAIIAGVDIGNSTTEVCLARIDAGQPLQFLASSIVKTTGIKGTLANVPGIVQAIQDALKKTGLTMRDLSQVRLNEATPVIGDLAMETITETIITESTMIGHNPSTPGGIGLGVGVTILMEELPRTNAGESVLCIIPRGVDFEDAAKTLNAALARGVDVQGAIVCQDDAVLIANRVNKAMPILDEVAFIDKVPLHMLAAVEVAEAGRTITTLSNPYGIATVFGLNADETKMVVPIARALIGNRSAVVVRTPQGDVKARAIPAGFITVLGQKGRNEVDVEAGASKIMEAVERVQPVQDVQGEAGTNVNGMLERVRQVMGDLTAQPLGEMKIQDILAVDTFVPQKVQGGLAGEFALENAVALAAMVKTSRLPMQQIADRLTSELGIGVVIAGVEANMAILGAMTTPGTDKPLAILDMGGGSTDAAIITRDEKVHAIHLGGAGDMVTMLINSELGLNDLSLAEEIKKYPLAKVESLYHIRLEDGTVRFFSEHLPPHVFARNVILKEDDMVPIPTDHALDRIRHVRREAKKRVFVTNALRSLARVAPTGNIRHIEFVVLVGGSALDFEVADMVSDALAEYGIVCGRGNIRGCEGPRNAVATGLVLSYTHEGPGREA
- a CDS encoding glycerol dehydratase reactivase beta/small subunit family protein; translation: MLGDQKVRPSVFLAVAAHDKLEAKLREIKAGMEEEGIPWRLTEQETGDAARLAHEAAFASPLGVGVGVSGEGLCIHYRKLALEEPLFIHPGPGDPSVWRLFGYNAARLVKGIPFKEKAEEVGVPAGEAEAVAEEDLTSLVAEIVRRMLQETAGAPGGPGGHGR